In Enterobacter cloacae, the following are encoded in one genomic region:
- a CDS encoding MFS transporter: protein MNTSSNALHADIPHQRWLRIIPPILIACIISYMDRVNIAFAMPGGMDEELGISATMAGLAGGIFFIGYLFLQVPGGKIAVHGSGKKFIGWSLVAWAVISVLTGIVTSQYQLLVLRFLLGVAEGGMLPVVLTMISNWFPDAERGRANAIVIMFVPIAGIITAPLSGWIITALDWRWLFIIEGLMSVVVLVLWAFTVYDRPQEARWISEAEKNYLMQTLAAEQKAIAGKEVKNASLGAVLSDKTMWQLIALNFFYQTGIYGYTLWLPTILKELTHTSIGQVGMLAILPYIGAIAGMFLFSSLSDRTGKRKLFVSLPLIGFALCMFLSVALKENTWLAYAALVGCGFFLQSAAGVFWTIPARLFSAEMAGGARGVINALGNLGGFCGPYAVGVLITLYSKDAGVYCLAVSLALASLLALLLPAKCDTGSETTPTVNPHKHAA from the coding sequence ATGAACACTTCCTCTAATGCTCTACATGCGGATATTCCGCACCAGCGCTGGCTAAGGATCATTCCCCCTATTCTTATCGCCTGCATTATTTCATATATGGACCGTGTGAATATCGCTTTTGCAATGCCCGGCGGTATGGATGAAGAGTTAGGTATTTCCGCCACGATGGCGGGTCTGGCGGGTGGGATCTTCTTTATCGGTTATCTGTTCCTGCAGGTTCCCGGCGGGAAGATTGCCGTTCATGGCAGCGGTAAGAAATTTATCGGCTGGTCGCTGGTCGCCTGGGCGGTGATCTCGGTGCTAACCGGTATCGTCACCAGCCAGTATCAGTTGCTGGTGCTGCGTTTCTTACTCGGTGTGGCGGAAGGTGGGATGCTGCCCGTCGTACTCACCATGATCAGTAACTGGTTCCCTGACGCCGAACGCGGTCGTGCCAATGCGATTGTGATCATGTTCGTACCTATCGCCGGGATCATCACCGCCCCGCTATCAGGCTGGATCATCACCGCGCTCGACTGGCGCTGGCTGTTCATCATTGAAGGGTTGATGTCTGTTGTTGTGCTGGTGCTGTGGGCCTTCACCGTCTATGACCGTCCGCAGGAAGCACGCTGGATCTCAGAGGCCGAGAAGAACTACCTGATGCAAACGCTGGCGGCAGAGCAGAAAGCGATTGCCGGTAAAGAGGTAAAAAATGCCTCATTGGGTGCGGTACTGTCCGACAAAACCATGTGGCAGCTGATCGCCCTGAACTTCTTCTACCAGACCGGGATTTACGGCTACACCCTCTGGCTGCCGACCATCCTGAAAGAACTTACGCATACCAGTATCGGCCAGGTGGGGATGCTCGCCATTCTGCCTTACATCGGTGCCATTGCGGGCATGTTCCTGTTCTCCTCGCTCTCTGACCGTACCGGCAAGCGCAAGCTGTTTGTCTCTCTGCCGCTGATTGGCTTTGCGCTCTGCATGTTCCTCTCCGTGGCGCTGAAAGAAAACACCTGGCTGGCTTATGCCGCGCTGGTGGGTTGCGGGTTCTTCCTGCAGTCGGCAGCGGGTGTGTTCTGGACCATTCCGGCGCGTTTGTTCAGTGCGGAAATGGCAGGCGGTGCGCGCGGCGTCATCAACGCGCTGGGCAACCTCGGCGGGTTTTGTGGCCCTTATGCGGTGGGCGTGTTGATCACCCTGTACAGCAAAGATGCGGGGGTTTATTGCCTGGCGGTGTCCCTGGCACTGGCCTCACTGCTGGCCCTGCTGTTACCAGCGAAATGCGATACCGGCTCAGAAACGACCCCCACGGTGAACCCGCATAAACATGCGGCCTGA
- a CDS encoding transcriptional regulator, protein MLELSIALPIKVQNGGLFISRGVGRHPARKLTSWEIIFVEKGTLSIQEENTLFEVKAGESLLLWPDRRHVGTEDFPADLRFYWLHFEVERMPPLLPNASPLTIEQHCCVRDAQYVIALFRQFLSEQEKLQRSVALEMILLLILQQVSISSGYEDNADEAGAALAWKAKQRIRTQFHLPLSTSQLAKELHCNADYLGRVFRRTFHLTLTEAIHRQRVRAAEKLLLNDAASLTEVATRCGFNDVGYFRQIFSKYTGLTPAVWKRRYCKERINSG, encoded by the coding sequence ATGCTTGAATTATCCATAGCGCTTCCGATTAAAGTACAAAATGGCGGGTTATTTATTTCCCGGGGAGTGGGCCGTCATCCGGCGCGTAAATTAACATCGTGGGAAATTATCTTTGTCGAAAAGGGGACATTATCGATCCAGGAGGAAAACACACTTTTTGAGGTGAAGGCGGGGGAAAGTTTACTGCTCTGGCCGGATCGCCGGCACGTGGGAACCGAAGATTTTCCGGCTGACCTTCGGTTTTACTGGCTGCATTTTGAGGTTGAGCGTATGCCGCCACTTTTGCCAAATGCTTCTCCTCTGACAATAGAACAACACTGCTGTGTGAGAGATGCACAATATGTGATTGCCCTTTTTCGGCAATTCCTGAGTGAGCAGGAGAAATTGCAGCGAAGCGTAGCGCTGGAAATGATTTTATTGCTGATTTTACAGCAAGTGTCGATCTCTTCGGGATATGAAGACAATGCCGATGAAGCCGGTGCAGCATTAGCGTGGAAGGCAAAACAACGTATTCGCACGCAGTTTCATTTACCGTTATCCACCTCGCAGCTGGCAAAAGAGCTGCACTGTAATGCAGATTACCTGGGGCGCGTATTTCGCCGGACATTTCATTTAACCCTGACGGAGGCGATTCATCGCCAGCGCGTCAGGGCGGCAGAAAAGTTGCTGCTGAATGATGCGGCATCATTAACCGAAGTGGCAACCCGCTGCGGCTTTAATGATGTCGGGTATTTCCGGCAGATATTTTCGAAGTACACGGGGTTAACCCCCGCCGTCTGGAAACGGCGGTACTGCAAGGAACGCATCAATTCCGGGTGA
- a CDS encoding L-xylulose 5-phosphate 3-epimerase encodes MRQHPLGIYEKALPKTLTWPERLVLAKSCGFDFVEMSVDETDERLSRLEWSTTQRASLVEAMLETGVSIPSMCLSAHRRFPFGSRDETVRERAREIMTKAIKLARDLGIRTIQLAGYDVYYEEHDEGTQQRFAEGLAWAVEQAAAAQVMLAVEIMDTAFMNSISKWKKWDEMLASPWFSVYPDVGNLSAWGNDVTAELTLGIDRIAAIHLKDTQPVTAQSPGQFRDVPFGEGCVDFVGVFNTLNQLNYRGAFLIEMWTEKAKEPVLEIIQARRWIEARMQEGGMTC; translated from the coding sequence ATGCGTCAGCATCCGTTAGGTATCTACGAAAAAGCGTTGCCGAAAACACTCACCTGGCCGGAGCGTCTGGTTCTGGCAAAAAGCTGCGGGTTTGATTTTGTCGAAATGTCGGTCGATGAGACTGACGAACGGTTATCGCGCCTCGAATGGAGCACCACGCAGCGCGCCTCGCTGGTTGAAGCGATGCTGGAAACCGGCGTGTCGATCCCCTCGATGTGTTTGTCCGCTCACCGCCGTTTTCCGTTTGGCAGCCGGGATGAAACCGTGCGCGAACGCGCCCGCGAGATCATGACCAAAGCCATCAAACTGGCGCGCGATTTAGGGATCCGCACCATCCAGCTTGCGGGTTATGACGTCTACTACGAAGAACACGATGAGGGCACTCAGCAACGCTTCGCCGAAGGGCTGGCGTGGGCCGTCGAGCAAGCTGCCGCCGCGCAGGTGATGCTGGCGGTGGAGATCATGGACACCGCGTTTATGAATTCCATCAGCAAGTGGAAAAAATGGGATGAGATGCTCGCATCACCGTGGTTCAGCGTTTACCCGGACGTCGGCAACCTGAGCGCGTGGGGCAACGATGTCACCGCCGAGCTGACGCTGGGTATTGACCGTATCGCCGCGATCCACCTGAAAGATACCCAACCCGTGACGGCACAAAGCCCCGGACAATTCCGCGACGTGCCGTTTGGTGAGGGCTGCGTCGATTTTGTGGGCGTGTTTAACACGCTCAATCAGCTGAACTATCGCGGCGCATTTCTGATTGAAATGTGGACCGAAAAAGCGAAAGAGCCGGTGCTGGAAATCATCCAGGCACGCCGCTGGATTGAAGCCCGTATGCAGGAAGGAGGCATGACATGTTAG
- a CDS encoding permease, with protein sequence MTSTPITESDVAQRARDDRLSVREKIGYGLGDAGGTVITCLIMNFLTFFYTDIFGLTPALVGTLFIALRVFDAISDPVMGIIADRTQSRWGRFRPWQLWVAFPIGIIGVLTFTVPDASMGVKIAWAFGTYLMLSVGYTAINVPYCALINTMTTRHNEVISCQSWRFVLCGVAGFLVSVGLPWLVAELGQGNAARGYQLGVGVLCAIAVVMFLCCFFWVRERVPLALMGKFTLREHLAGLRKNDQLLLMLVMSFLLINVFNIRGGGYMYFITYVLQGSTAYTSLFFTMVTFAAILGAVIVNPLSRRFDTVKLYYYTNLLLAGLAAGMWFLPNGPAYQTLWLVIILSNGVILGFTLPLHFSLMAFADDYGEWKTGVRSSGMNFAFNLFFIKLAWASSAGIISLVFIAVAYQPGVGNQTPASLQGITAMETLLPALFHLLLAVAIRWCRLNNPMMSRIATDLRQRHVLS encoded by the coding sequence ATGACTTCCACCCCGATTACCGAATCTGACGTTGCACAACGGGCGAGAGATGATCGTTTGTCCGTTCGCGAAAAAATAGGCTATGGCCTGGGCGATGCAGGCGGCACCGTGATCACTTGCCTGATCATGAACTTCCTTACCTTTTTCTATACCGATATCTTTGGCCTGACGCCCGCTCTCGTGGGCACGCTGTTTATTGCCCTGCGCGTATTTGACGCCATCTCCGACCCGGTGATGGGCATTATTGCTGACCGCACGCAGAGCCGCTGGGGGCGTTTTCGTCCCTGGCAGCTGTGGGTGGCGTTCCCCATCGGGATCATCGGCGTACTGACCTTCACCGTTCCTGATGCCAGCATGGGGGTGAAAATCGCCTGGGCATTCGGGACGTATTTAATGCTGTCAGTGGGTTACACCGCCATCAACGTACCTTATTGCGCGCTGATTAACACCATGACCACTCGCCATAACGAGGTTATTTCCTGCCAGTCCTGGCGCTTTGTGCTGTGCGGCGTTGCCGGTTTTTTAGTCTCCGTTGGCCTGCCATGGCTGGTCGCGGAATTGGGCCAGGGCAATGCCGCACGGGGCTATCAGCTTGGCGTTGGCGTACTTTGCGCTATCGCCGTGGTGATGTTTCTGTGCTGTTTCTTCTGGGTGCGCGAGCGTGTTCCACTGGCGCTGATGGGCAAATTCACCTTACGCGAGCATCTTGCCGGGCTGCGTAAAAACGACCAGTTGCTGCTGATGCTGGTGATGTCATTCCTGCTGATTAACGTCTTCAACATCCGTGGCGGCGGATATATGTACTTCATCACCTACGTGCTCCAGGGGAGTACCGCATATACCTCGCTGTTTTTCACGATGGTGACCTTTGCGGCCATCCTCGGGGCGGTCATTGTGAATCCCCTGTCCCGACGTTTCGATACCGTCAAACTCTACTACTACACCAACCTGTTACTGGCCGGGCTCGCCGCAGGTATGTGGTTCCTGCCTAATGGTCCGGCTTACCAGACGCTCTGGCTGGTTATCATTCTGAGCAATGGCGTGATCCTGGGCTTTACGCTACCGCTGCACTTTTCGCTGATGGCCTTCGCCGACGACTACGGTGAGTGGAAAACCGGTGTGCGTTCATCGGGCATGAATTTCGCCTTCAACCTGTTTTTCATCAAGCTCGCGTGGGCCTCCAGCGCCGGGATCATCAGTCTGGTGTTTATCGCCGTGGCCTATCAGCCGGGCGTGGGCAACCAGACGCCTGCATCGTTGCAGGGCATCACCGCAATGGAAACGCTGCTCCCCGCCCTTTTCCATCTGCTACTGGCCGTCGCTATTCGCTGGTGCAGACTCAACAATCCCATGATGTCGCGCATTGCCACCGACCTGCGCCAGCGTCACGTACTGTCCTGA
- a CDS encoding hypothetical protein (possible pseudo, frameshifted) — protein MSIMEADLHQLKINDPFLGQYQRLVRDVVIPYQWDALNDRVTEAEPSHAITNFRIAAGLEQGEFYGMVFQDSDVAKWLEAVAWSLCQKPDAELEKTADEVIALVAAAQCEDGYLNTYFTVKAPGERWTNLAECHELYCAGHMIEAGVAYFQGTGKRHLLEVVCRLADHIDSVFGPGENQLHGYPGHPEIELALMRLYDVTQEPRYLNLVKYFIEERGAQPHFYDIEYQKRGRTSHWHNYGPAWMVKDKAYSQALQPLAEQQTAIGHALPDDGHGPSGSPEQ, from the coding sequence ATGTCCATAATGGAAGCCGACCTGCACCAACTGAAAATCAACGACCCGTTTCTCGGCCAGTATCAACGGCTGGTGCGTGATGTGGTGATCCCCTACCAGTGGGATGCGCTTAACGATCGCGTGACGGAAGCCGAACCCAGCCATGCCATCACCAACTTCCGCATTGCGGCAGGTCTGGAACAGGGTGAATTCTACGGCATGGTGTTTCAGGACAGTGACGTGGCGAAATGGCTGGAAGCAGTGGCATGGTCTCTGTGCCAGAAGCCCGATGCGGAACTGGAAAAGACCGCCGATGAGGTGATTGCGCTGGTGGCAGCGGCGCAGTGTGAGGATGGTTATCTCAACACCTACTTCACAGTGAAGGCTCCCGGCGAGCGCTGGACGAACCTGGCCGAGTGCCACGAGCTGTACTGCGCCGGGCATATGATTGAAGCCGGCGTGGCGTATTTCCAGGGAACCGGAAAGCGCCATCTGCTTGAGGTCGTATGCAGGCTGGCAGATCATATCGACAGCGTGTTTGGCCCCGGAGAGAACCAGCTACACGGTTACCCGGGTCACCCGGAAATTGAGCTGGCGCTGATGCGGCTTTACGACGTCACTCAGGAGCCGCGTTACCTGAACCTGGTGAAATACTTCATTGAGGAGCGTGGCGCACAACCCCACTTCTACGACATCGAATACCAGAAACGTGGCAGGACATCACACTGGCACAACTATGGCCCGGCGTGGATGGTCAAAGACAAAGCCTATAGCCAGGCACTGCAACCGCTTGCTGAACAACAAACGGCCATCGGTCATGCCCTACCTGATGACGGGCATGGCCCATCTGGCTCGCCTGAGCAATGA
- a CDS encoding hypothetical protein (possible pseudo, frameshifted) translates to MPYLMTGMAHLARLSNDEGKRQDCLRLWENMAQRQLYITGGIGSQSSGEAFSSDYDLPNDTVYAESCASIGLMMFARRMLEMEADSQYADVMERALYNTVLGGMALDGKHFFYVNPLEVHPKTLAFNHIYDHVKPVRQRWFGCACCPPNIARVLTSLGHYIYTVRPDALFINLYVGNDVAIPVGEQALQLRISGNYPWHEQVKIEITSPVPVTHTLALRLPDWCAKPDVTLNGEKVTGEVSRGYLYLMRSWQEGDVLTLTLPMPVRRVYGNPQVRQQAGNVALQRGPLVYCLEEADNGANLHNLSLPADSEFRVFEGKGIFAHKMLIQAEGVAHRTTDTGSGALWQYDRSPVQRQPQTLTFIPWFSWANRGEGEMRIWVDEV, encoded by the coding sequence ATGCCCTACCTGATGACGGGCATGGCCCATCTGGCTCGCCTGAGCAATGACGAGGGCAAACGTCAGGACTGTTTACGGCTGTGGGAAAATATGGCGCAACGCCAGCTGTACATTACGGGGGGGATCGGCTCGCAAAGCAGTGGTGAAGCCTTCAGCAGTGATTACGATCTGCCCAATGATACGGTTTATGCTGAAAGCTGTGCCTCGATTGGCCTGATGATGTTTGCCCGCCGGATGCTGGAGATGGAGGCGGACAGCCAGTATGCCGATGTGATGGAACGTGCGTTATACAACACGGTGTTGGGTGGTATGGCGCTGGATGGTAAACATTTCTTTTATGTGAACCCACTGGAAGTCCATCCTAAGACGCTGGCATTTAACCACATTTATGATCACGTAAAACCGGTACGCCAGCGCTGGTTCGGCTGTGCCTGTTGCCCGCCAAATATCGCTCGCGTGCTGACCTCACTGGGCCATTACATCTATACCGTTCGCCCGGATGCATTGTTTATCAACCTGTACGTGGGAAACGACGTTGCAATACCGGTAGGTGAGCAGGCGTTACAGCTGCGTATCAGCGGTAATTATCCGTGGCATGAACAGGTAAAAATCGAGATCACGTCTCCTGTTCCTGTCACTCATACTCTTGCTCTGCGGCTCCCAGACTGGTGCGCGAAGCCTGACGTGACGCTGAATGGTGAAAAGGTTACTGGCGAAGTATCACGCGGCTATCTCTATCTCATGCGCAGCTGGCAGGAAGGTGATGTATTAACACTGACGCTCCCCATGCCGGTTCGCCGGGTGTATGGCAACCCGCAGGTACGCCAGCAGGCGGGTAACGTCGCGCTACAGCGCGGCCCGCTGGTCTACTGCCTGGAAGAGGCCGACAACGGCGCAAACCTGCACAATCTCTCTCTGCCTGCAGACAGCGAATTCCGGGTCTTTGAAGGAAAAGGTATTTTCGCACACAAGATGCTGATTCAGGCGGAAGGGGTGGCTCATCGCACAACGGACACAGGGTCTGGTGCTCTCTGGCAGTACGATCGCTCACCGGTGCAGCGTCAGCCCCAGACGCTGACCTTTATCCCGTGGTTTAGCTGGGCGAACCGTGGCGAAGGGGAGATGCGGATTTGGGTGGATGAGGTGTGA
- a CDS encoding L-ribulose-5-phosphate 4-epimerase, giving the protein MLEQLKADVLAANLALPAHQLVTFTWGNVSAVDRESGLMVIKPSGVEYDVMTAEDMVVVNIATGNVVEGSKKPSSDTPTHLALYRRYPEIGGIVHTHSRHATIWSQAGQDLPAWGTTHADYFYGAIPCTRLMTTAEIAGEYEYQTGEVIIKTFEERDLSPMQIPAVLVHSHGPFTWGKDAADAVHNAVVLEECAYMGLFSRQLAPQLPVMQQALLDKHYLRKHGVNAYYGQ; this is encoded by the coding sequence ATGTTAGAACAACTCAAAGCCGACGTGCTGGCGGCAAACCTGGCGCTGCCCGCCCACCAGCTGGTGACGTTTACCTGGGGCAACGTCAGCGCGGTTGATCGCGAAAGCGGCCTGATGGTGATCAAACCTTCCGGCGTGGAGTATGACGTAATGACCGCGGAAGATATGGTGGTGGTAAATATCGCCACAGGTAACGTGGTCGAGGGCAGCAAAAAACCCTCCTCCGACACGCCAACCCACCTTGCGCTGTACCGGCGTTACCCGGAGATTGGCGGTATTGTTCATACTCACTCCCGCCACGCGACTATCTGGTCGCAGGCGGGGCAAGATTTACCGGCCTGGGGCACCACCCACGCCGACTACTTCTACGGGGCAATCCCCTGTACACGGCTGATGACCACGGCTGAAATTGCAGGGGAGTACGAATACCAGACGGGGGAAGTGATCATTAAAACCTTCGAGGAACGCGATTTAAGCCCGATGCAGATCCCGGCGGTGCTGGTGCATTCCCACGGCCCGTTTACCTGGGGTAAAGATGCCGCCGATGCCGTACACAACGCTGTGGTGCTGGAAGAATGCGCATATATGGGCCTGTTCTCGCGCCAGCTTGCACCACAATTACCGGTTATGCAGCAGGCATTGCTGGACAAGCATTATCTGCGTAAACACGGGGTGAATGCGTATTACGGGCAGTGA
- a CDS encoding DUF4862 domain-containing protein — MTNTGFIIGAYPCAPSFHQKGEQEELAFWRELSDTPYIRGLEQPCLESLHPFGDEWLFRHTPGDWQIVVTAVMETMRRRGTNGAFGLASADEEQRKASVDFYRHLHQKIDAVNSRFPGKVNALEMQAAPQAGNPSVDQATEAFSRSVREIAAWDWSCDLVLEHCDAMTGPAPRKGFLPLEQVLDVVKGTDISVCINWARSAIEGRNTTLPVNHVQAALRAGKLGALMFSGTSTHGEYGEWQDLHAPFSSLCADSLLSTEQAKALFTAASAATLKFSGIKLLEINANADVSHRIAILRDGISAMNKAKQ; from the coding sequence ATGACCAACACCGGTTTTATTATTGGTGCGTACCCCTGCGCACCCTCGTTTCACCAGAAAGGGGAACAAGAAGAGCTGGCCTTCTGGCGGGAACTTTCCGACACACCGTACATTCGCGGGCTGGAACAACCTTGCCTTGAAAGCCTCCATCCGTTTGGAGACGAATGGCTGTTTCGCCACACGCCGGGCGACTGGCAAATCGTGGTGACGGCAGTCATGGAAACCATGCGCCGTCGTGGTACCAACGGTGCCTTTGGCCTGGCCTCTGCCGATGAAGAGCAACGTAAAGCCAGCGTCGATTTTTATCGTCACCTGCATCAAAAGATTGATGCCGTGAATTCCCGCTTTCCCGGGAAAGTGAACGCGCTTGAGATGCAGGCCGCGCCACAAGCGGGGAATCCATCTGTCGATCAGGCTACCGAGGCATTTTCCCGCTCGGTTCGCGAAATAGCTGCGTGGGACTGGTCATGCGATCTGGTACTTGAGCACTGTGATGCCATGACAGGTCCCGCACCACGCAAGGGGTTCTTACCCCTGGAGCAGGTACTGGACGTCGTGAAAGGCACAGACATTAGCGTCTGCATTAACTGGGCGCGGTCGGCCATTGAAGGGCGTAACACGACTCTTCCGGTGAACCATGTGCAGGCCGCACTCAGGGCGGGAAAACTGGGCGCGCTGATGTTCTCCGGCACCAGCACTCACGGGGAGTATGGCGAATGGCAGGATCTTCATGCACCATTTTCTTCGCTCTGCGCCGACAGTTTATTGTCCACTGAACAGGCAAAAGCACTCTTTACTGCGGCGAGTGCCGCAACATTGAAATTCTCCGGTATTAAATTACTGGAAATAAATGCTAATGCTGACGTCAGCCATCGCATCGCCATTTTACGCGACGGCATTAGCGCTATGAATAAAGCGAAACAATAA
- a CDS encoding carbohydrate kinase, translating into MSEKEPFWLGIDCGGTYLKAGLYNSQGKEICIERRSVATLSPRPGYAERDMHQLWQHCHTTVATLLKNAHVSGEQIKGLGISAQGKGLFLLDKNDQPLGNAMLSSDRRALEIVQRWQQDGIPEKLYPHTRQTLWTGHPASLLRWVKENEPQRYQQIGCVMMAHDYLRWCLTGVKGCEESNISESNLYNMNTGHYDPQLTRWLGISEIDGALPPVVGSADICGGITAQAAALTGLTAGTPVVGGLFDVVSTAICAGLHDEHTLNAVMGTWAVTSGIANGIRDNEPFPYVYGRYVHPLQYIVHEASPTSSGNLEWLTAQWGDMSFSEINQAVSSLPKAESDVFFLPFLYGSNAGLEMTSGFYGMQALHTRAHLLQAVYEGVVFSHMTHLNRMLERFTHVQTLRVTGGPTHSDVWMQMLADVSGLAIELPQVEETGCSGAALAALVGTGMYPDFHTAQHALRHDIRIIEPDMHAHAAYQHKYHRYQLLISALQGYHARVKEYDL; encoded by the coding sequence ATGAGTGAAAAAGAGCCCTTCTGGCTGGGTATCGATTGTGGCGGTACTTATCTGAAAGCCGGTTTATACAACAGCCAGGGCAAAGAAATCTGTATTGAACGCCGTTCGGTTGCCACGCTCAGCCCGCGCCCTGGCTACGCCGAACGGGATATGCACCAGCTATGGCAGCATTGCCATACTACCGTCGCCACACTGCTCAAAAATGCCCATGTTTCTGGCGAACAAATCAAGGGTTTGGGTATCTCCGCTCAGGGTAAGGGGCTGTTTCTTCTCGATAAAAATGACCAACCGCTGGGAAATGCCATGCTCTCCTCTGACCGCCGGGCACTGGAGATTGTTCAGCGCTGGCAGCAGGACGGCATTCCCGAAAAACTCTATCCGCATACGCGTCAGACATTATGGACAGGGCACCCGGCCTCGCTCCTGCGCTGGGTCAAAGAGAACGAGCCGCAGCGCTACCAACAGATCGGCTGCGTGATGATGGCGCACGACTATCTGCGCTGGTGCCTCACGGGCGTGAAAGGTTGCGAAGAGAGCAACATTTCAGAGTCCAACCTCTACAACATGAACACCGGTCACTATGACCCACAACTCACGCGCTGGCTTGGCATTAGTGAAATCGATGGCGCACTGCCACCGGTTGTCGGTTCAGCAGACATTTGCGGAGGAATCACCGCTCAGGCAGCCGCTCTGACCGGTCTTACGGCGGGAACGCCCGTCGTGGGTGGTCTGTTTGATGTGGTTTCTACCGCGATCTGCGCCGGACTGCACGACGAACATACGCTAAACGCCGTGATGGGTACCTGGGCCGTCACCAGCGGAATTGCCAACGGCATCCGCGACAACGAACCGTTCCCTTATGTCTATGGCCGCTATGTGCATCCGCTGCAATACATTGTTCACGAAGCCAGCCCCACCTCTTCCGGCAACCTGGAGTGGCTGACCGCACAGTGGGGCGATATGTCGTTCAGTGAAATCAACCAGGCTGTTTCCAGCCTGCCGAAGGCTGAAAGCGATGTGTTCTTCCTGCCCTTTCTTTATGGCAGCAACGCTGGCCTGGAGATGACCAGCGGTTTTTACGGCATGCAGGCGCTGCACACCCGCGCGCATCTGCTGCAGGCGGTTTACGAGGGCGTGGTATTCAGCCATATGACCCATCTCAACCGCATGCTCGAACGCTTTACCCACGTGCAGACGCTGCGCGTTACGGGCGGCCCAACCCATTCGGATGTATGGATGCAAATGCTCGCTGACGTCAGTGGTCTGGCGATTGAACTGCCTCAGGTGGAAGAGACGGGTTGCTCCGGTGCGGCACTGGCTGCACTGGTCGGCACCGGTATGTATCCCGATTTCCACACAGCGCAGCACGCCCTCAGACATGACATTCGGATCATTGAACCCGATATGCACGCCCATGCGGCCTATCAGCACAAATACCACCGTTACCAGTTACTGATTTCAGCACTACAGGGCTATCACGCCCGCGTTAAGGAGTACGACCTATGA
- a CDS encoding 3-keto-L-gulonate-6-phosphate decarboxylase, protein MSRPLLQLALDHTSLQAAQRDVALLSDHVDIVEAGTILCLTEGLNAVKALREQCPEKIIVADWKVADAGETLAEQAFGAGANWMTIICAAPLATVEKGHEVALRCGGEIQMELFGNWTLDDARAWHRVGVKQAIYHRGRDAQASGQQWGEADLTRMKALSDIGLQLSITGGITPADLPLFKQINVKAFIAGRALAGAIHPQQVAHAFHSQIRDIWGE, encoded by the coding sequence ATGAGCCGACCATTACTGCAGCTGGCGCTCGACCATACCTCACTTCAGGCCGCTCAGCGCGATGTCGCTTTGCTTTCAGACCACGTCGATATCGTCGAAGCAGGCACCATTTTGTGTCTGACTGAAGGGCTGAACGCCGTGAAGGCACTGCGCGAGCAGTGCCCGGAAAAGATTATCGTGGCGGACTGGAAAGTGGCCGATGCCGGAGAAACACTGGCTGAGCAGGCGTTTGGCGCGGGGGCGAACTGGATGACCATCATCTGCGCCGCGCCGCTGGCAACCGTCGAAAAAGGTCATGAGGTGGCACTGCGCTGCGGCGGTGAAATTCAGATGGAGCTGTTTGGCAACTGGACGCTGGACGACGCCCGCGCCTGGCACCGCGTCGGCGTGAAGCAGGCAATCTACCACCGTGGGCGTGACGCGCAGGCCAGCGGTCAGCAGTGGGGCGAAGCGGATCTCACCAGAATGAAAGCGCTCTCTGATATTGGTTTACAGCTCTCGATCACCGGCGGCATTACCCCCGCTGACCTGCCGCTGTTTAAACAGATTAACGTCAAAGCGTTCATTGCCGGGCGTGCGCTGGCAGGGGCGATCCATCCGCAGCAGGTGGCACATGCCTTCCATTCACAAATCCGCGACATCTGGGGAGAGTAG